The genomic window CCCATGTCTGTTTCTCCTCAAAACATGGACATCGCGTACTAAATcattgtaaaatatatatatatatataattgcacttttttttttttttttagcttggaGGCATTGGAAGCTCATTTTGCACTCATGTTATATTGAggtaatgtttcattttcttttatagcCAAGGTATTTTATGCAGAACATCTGAAAGATGAGTGCAGTCTTGGGTAACAACTCGATGTGGAAAATGCCATTCGGGATACCTTGTCTATTTATGCAAGCTAATATAATTCTGAGTAAATCACAGTTTTGGATTATGAAGATGAACTATGCATATAGTAACCCAGAAAGGGTGTGGGCTGTAGACCAGTAGACTGACTTAAATTAAGCTTTTGTATCTGCTGTCATCCCGTTTCCTTGCTCTTAGTGTACTCTTTATGCAAAAAATCTTGCATAATATGAACGGAAGCTACTCAAGACTTGTATATTTTGTAAGActacattattttgtttttatgcaataaacatttgaaagcaCACGATTGCTTGAAGAACATAACGAGACATGTATAATTAATCTCTTTATAAAACTCAAGTAGTTGCATAAATGCAGGTATGCTTTGGTCTTAGCCTCAGTTTTCATAATGACAACATTCCTTAAATGAGCAGTGATGTGTAATATGTGATGGCATTCAACAACAAAGCTCCAGTACTCTGTCATGCCAAACATACATGTATGAATGCCAAAAACAGTACTTTATAGTGAGGCAATGCAAACACAGACCAAAGTCTTAAGCCGAAGACTCTGATAGAAAAACATAGCTGCAACAGTTGctaagtgtcaaaaaaaaaaaaaaaaagaaaatactgattTTTGGACCCAAAATAGTATAACTTAATATTTGACTATGCTTAGCCCTCCCAGATCTGCTATGGCTCAGCCTCCATGTCTAAAGATTAcgttttctatttaaataaataaatgacacacacacacaaactacagcttttttcctttgaattacaCACTGAACTCTCCCATGTTACTTGTATTCAAACTTGCTTTCTGAACGTTAACATAACACTGactagtaataaaaaaaacacactgtggggtgtgttttgttttctgaccactagatggcgccaTCTTCAAACGTGTCAACTTCTACTGAAAAACAAACGGTCTCTGCCAATATTATATTACATTAGGTCCCCAACGTTAATATATACATGAACATATACATAGTATATCCTTGCTGTAAAAACGTATATAACTGAAAGAGCTTTCTCCTCCCAAGCCCCCCAAAAATGTAAcgcattttatttataaaagagCCCCAGAGTACCCACTGCAACCTCCCAGGGAAAGAATCTGAAATGTCTAAtacttttttctgcatttacatttatcatttattgcaccATCCTTACTGCTGCTGGTGCTTACAACGTTAAGGAAATTGTAGTTGTATTAGTACTCCATGAATACACTCTGGTTTAGTAGAAATCCTGCGTTAAGCTACGCTTATTGTAGGCTAATGACATTTTCTCAGCGTTTGACCAATGGAAGATTTGTGAGCCTGCTCACACTTTACTGCAAACTCCACCTGAATACTTTGACTGTAATGATGGTGTTAACTGGTAGCCCTTTTGTTAGAGTTGCTGTACTAAGTACTCCATGTTAATATTAAGACACCTTTTTGGAACAAAATTAGCATAGCTAGAGGTGGAAGAATGGTGATACGTGCACTACGCTTCTGTTCAAAACACAATGCATTTCTATGATTAACCAACGGGCAGTCACACTTCTTGACATCAGTATTAAATACAAGTTTGACAACACTTCCATTAGAAACATGGTACAATTTTCACAGACGTGGGTACAGTAGCTGGACATGAAAAATGCTATATTACACATGCACGCAGAAATATTTGACAAATATTGGGACTACTGGCCCTTTTATCTTTACAACAGCTTTGAAAATCAATTAGATGAATTATCAACTGCCCAATCAAAAAGTCACTGATTTGGGAAGCTTTTGTCCAACAGGAGGCGTCCTACAGAAGTTTGGGCTGGACTGTACCCCTGCCATTCCCACCGGTGACTGTCCTGAGGACCTGGAGTGAGCTGGGGGAGACCCTGTGTAAAGCAAAGGTGCAGGGAAGGCAGAATGGTCTCTGGGGGCTCTGGAGAAATTCTTAGAGTAAATGGGTGATGAGGACCTGTTTGGGTCTGAGCAGAGGGCAGAGGTGCACTGAAATGGGGAGAGTTTGTCTGCAAAGCTGGGTGGTGGAGGAGGGATGATGGAATCATCCACCCAGCTGGCGTCTCCTTTATATTCTGGTTCTTGAGGCAACTTCGGGAGGGCGCACATCACAGGGGGAAGAGGAGAGGGGGGAATGAAGAGAGGAGGTGGGGGAACGGGGAAGAAGGTAGGGTCATAGGCTCTGTCAGTAGCATGGGTGGAGTTGCTGTTTATGCAGGGAAATTCCTCAGGAGTAGAGGCAAGCAGTCTCTCCACAAAGCGATCCTCGTCATCAGCTTCAGAAAGATTATCATACTGAGATGTGTTGGAGGGCCTCCTGTCACCCATGGACCCAGGAACATAAAGGGAAACTGGGAACTTGGTTGGTTTTGAGGGTGGGACTCTGGAAGACGACAAGGAGGGTGATGTGTGAACAAAGTGAGAGGAAGATTTTGTagaagtatttttgtttgtgaagttGTGCGGGGAAGGTTTTGGACTTGGCCTCGGTGATGGCTTCAGTGGAACAACCAGCGGTGAGGCTGACCGAGGGGAAGGAGAGTGACGATGCAGGTCTGGATGAGTCCCAGGTCCCAGGCAGGGTGATTCCCGGCCCAGAGACCTTTGGTCAATCTGCTCAGGGTAAAACAATGGTGGAGGTGGTAGGTCAGGAAGATCCATGAGTTCCTCCTCCGCTTGCATAGTCACAGCATCCAAAGGAGAGGGTTCATAGGGGGGAGGCCAGTCCATGGACTCCTCCTGAGACTCTACATCAGTTGTCTGGTTCTCAGGTTTTCTATACTCTTGGCAAACCACTGGGGATGAAGTCTTCATATCTCTACCCAAACCTATGGAAATTGatggtttgttttcctttggaGGTACTGGAGGTGATCTGCAATGCCTCAGGGAAGAAGGCGTTCCCTGTGTGGGGACAGCTACTGGAGACatggaaaatgtgtttgctcCAGAGAGGCTCATTGAATTCTGGAGTTCAGAGGGAGAAGGAATCTGATGATTGGCGGTTGCATCTGTTTTCTGGGTCTCTATTATAGGCTTGCTGTTGGTCTGCAGGTTTATTTTCACCTCCGGATGCAAGTTAGGCTGCAGCGGCACAAGGACAACTGGTCTCTCCTGACCCAGAGGCTTCTTTGGGAGCTCATCTGActtagctaaaaaaaagaaagaaaacaggcatgagaaggaaacagaaaaatacagtgCTTCTTGAGaatcatattttgtcacattacccTCAGTGTGCTTTTAATAGGTATTTTATTCACTAGAGCAATACAAAATAGTTGCAAAGTGGAAGTAMACATATRtgtggttttcaaaatgtttacatataaaatatgaaaaatcaGTGGTGCATTTTTATTAACCATATTTTATCTTGATgcacctaaataaaatccagtgcaagcAACTACCTTCAGAAGTCACAGAAGTACATAGAGTTCATCTTGTAAATCAATGTCTGCATAAATgcatacttatttatttattttactttaatttagaaatgtttcatcTTTTCTGTAACTTCACAACAGTCAAAGCAGCACTGCTAATCAGAGTTTATCAGACAAAGTGATGCCTGAGGCTTAAGAGCATGAAGACAATGAAACACTGCTGCACCTGGAGGAGGTTGATCCAACTTTTTACTGCGCAGCTCTGACATCGCCGTCTGTAGCTGTTCGACCACCAGATCATCCAGCAGGAGGAACGAATCCGCCAGCTGCTCCTGGAGAAACTCCCTTAAGTCCTCCAGCTGGAGCTTTATGAGGCGTTCTGATTAAACACAAGATATTGatgtaaaaacagctaaattaaTCTACATGATAATGTTTTATTCCAAGTGTGGGgtaaatgaaagataaaaatgcTTGTTGACAATTCAACCATCTATTTAAATGGAAGAAGTCAACCAATACGCTGAGAGAATGCTCAACTGTGCATCCAATGAAAAGTCAGCTTTTGATTCTTCTCCACAGTAATGGGCTGCTTGAGTTATGCAAGGAAGCTTGCCTTGTAATCCACACAATAACACTCAGAAGTCAGACAAGATGCCCAGATACAGCAGTAACTCCCTCAGCGCAGCAcataaagacaaagataaaacataCATGAGCTTCTCACTCACTTTTGTGTAACTTGAGGATTGTGTAAGCCATGGCGGTTAGTATCCTCTCTCCTTCCAATATGTAGATGTCCCATAAGCGGAGGGTGAGGGTGAATGGTGTCTGTTATGGAAACagcagagggggaaaaatggaataaataattaaaaacaacagcaacaattCAGACGGTTCAtgtttgaaaagctgaaaaagcaTCCAAATACTGACTCTGTCGATAAAGCACTGGAGAAACCATTTGGTGGAGTAAATCCCTGTCGTCATCTGCTCCTTGTCCTGTGGGGACACAAATCAACGTGAAACCGAGTCTCAGAGTAAATGTTCCAACAGAACTTGTTATAAATCACAGTTTTCAAAACCGGCTGAACATCGTGATGAAGCCAGCGAGCTTAAGCATCAGTCAGACATGCACGGCGACTCACCAGGTGTTTCTTCAGCTTGGGCAGCATTCTGGAGAGGATGAGTTCATGATGAGTCTGGAATCGTTGCAACTTGGGAAATCCAGGAATGAAAAATCCTacaagatagaaaaaaaaaatgactaagTGATAATACGGCGTGCAGTAATGACCGCAGCATTAacactgctgtgaaaaagtatttcccacaaaacatttctttagtttttgatttttttgtaacgatcaaacacacatttccaccagacaaacaaaacttgaataaaaacgtGCAGTTTTCACATGAAGATTATTTCTTTAATCtgcaaattaaagaaatgtgcAGAGTGTGATTTCCCTacattttcatgtgattttGGCCACTGCCAAAATCACATAAAAGATagttaaaaagagagagaaaaaaaacccattggtcagccttttatttttgtacatctGCATCTTCTCATTATCGTTACCATGCATGGAGTGCTTGCTGTCGGTGAGGAGCTGGGATAAAGCCCAGAAGGCATCTTCCTCGTTTAGGTACATGAGTAGAATTGCAGCGATCTGACTCATCCCCTGGCAGTAGCTAACCTCctggaacaaaaacagcagagcaAAGTGTTTATGTCAAACAGAGTGGACAAATGAGAGGGACTcatcataatttaacaaagcaCACTTATATAGGTCAAAATATAACGCACCCGACAGTCTGACGTAACTGTATAAAACTAAATAGCTCTACTTAATTTTTGAAACAACaatttacagtaaacatttttcaaatatttacagtcATACCCATACATTCTCAGTGTTATTATGTTTTCCTGTTGAATTACCACCAAGCTGACATCGGAATGATTCACTGATTTACATGAAACAAGCCCTTGGCATTGGCAAACACAGACACGCACATGGTATCTGTCCATATTAAGGAGGATTTGCTTTGCAGATAGAAATAGAAGCCCAAAATGTGTCCTGTCAAGGCCAAACGGTAAGTATAATTAGGGTTAAAGAGAGGTTAAACTGCACATTCCCTACATTTTTCTCTACCAGCACATATGTGAAAAAGTCAAACATCCTCCTCTCTATTTTgcctttcctttttctctcttagCTCTCCCACTGACCCAATTTCTTTTGAGCATTGTGTGAGAAGAGtgggaaaaggagaaaaaaggagCAACGCATGCCCATTTCCTCTGGCTCATGCACCTCCACCACAGAGgaactgatgaaaaaaaaaaaaacctatcaGAAAAACAGTCCTGGGTGTGGGGTAGCATTTAGACTGCTAGGTAGACAACAGCCATCTTTATCTAGACAAATGTTAACTAGACCCTCTTAAAGCACAGCAGTACATTTCGGAACATGTATTAGATGCAGCAATATGAGGGCCTTAAAGTGGATACAAGAAATATTCAGTCTGATAGgctttagaaataataatagcTGTAACATAATTTCCCGTGAAGCTGAATTTACTGAAAGAATATTTCTTCTGTGTCATGAAAAGATACGATGATCGGACCTTctagaatagcggttctcaacgtgggcggtaccgccccccagggggcgttcagaggacggcagggggcgctggcggacatttttacaaaaggggggcgctgggatgcctttggggggcgKttagtcgaaggtaaactttacaccttaaatccacaacaataccagtttagactttgagcaacttggtaaaactgtattgtgtaacattaaatcatgcttggctgcaacgatggcagctcttcttgtgtttagtgtttgtagcttcatggcgcagctccgctccgcatcagttcagcgtttcaccggctgatgacgctgctgtgattcactttgtctggtatttatgtaggctacatgtgttttggcagttctgtgatcatgtcaaagcagcaacttatattaaaaagtgtttttttgtccgtttgaaggctgcccgcttccatggaaggacaaccgaaaatcgctcttataaacatataattactaaaatcacgatgccctcactttgtatccctctgaaaaatgaacccatttaaataaagaaatccctccatgggtgataccacgatagagagcgatcattttatagcgttaacaccggtgctgtaaRKGGTCCGRYatgaaacgggtttgatggaacaacggtacagcacttttaaatttcaataatcagaacatcgaaattgtttccgttgttttaaaaggtttatgtcagtctgccttttcaccATCGATATGTTTTCCGACCGCtgtgcaccttagggagttaaaaaacaaacaaacaaaaaaacgacgcgcacattgcgcaaaactctgaaactggagaagcgggacataaaacggagcgacaaactaggtgtgaattatggcataaaaacagagaatccgacgctgaacagtgaaaaatcaacacatgatgtgaaacacatcatgacaattaggcagcgcagcaggtgatgagtgaaaattactgagcgtcaataaacgatcaaataaatctagcaacagtaaagaaactaaagtggacatagcaataaaccgagagaggataaaacgaatcaaatgaaactaaatggaaatgaatgaagaacaaaatggaagaataaactaagaaactaaagtaaatacggaggaataaactggtatggcaagacctttagagcaataattaatacagagactgtatggcaaagAATAAatagacactatttccagataaaaggtaaaataatattgttgaagtgccatgggcaggggcgcaactacacattattcaggtggatgcgaaaacataaatcggcgcccccccacaaaggagcgtagaaacatacgctcgcctcctccccccaacccccctcctccagacgccgatacatttagggcaaaactcgctacatttaccccattatgtgcgcgaggtgaaggagcgtaaggggCGCTGAaatgtacgggaaaacataatcggtgcgccgattctaaacatctacaataatgatagtaacattaataaaataattgtcagtgcaaagtatcttacaaattctttggtggggggcggtgagggacctggattagggctaggggggcgctggcccgaaaaaggttgagaaacactgttctagaaCAATCTGTAAGTGGATGAGATGAATTAAGCATTTAGCATTTACAGATGAGGATAAATTTGTAACCCAAGGCTTGTTGCAGTACCATATTGCCACACCGAGAATTTTAGAAAagtaaaatctttaatttgagtcattttgttcagttggggggggggatgtTAAGAAATAATAAGTGTTTTATCGCTAAGAGGCGAGCGACCATGCTTCTTAGTGAAAACCACAATGGAGCAGGATCGTTCAGCTGAGCTTGAAATAGTATAAACAGGGGTGATCACTTGTTTACACAGTCCAAACAGTTCACGTTCACAGACAGGCAGAAATATGTTACGACCTCAGTATCCAGCCCAGTGGCTAATAGAAATTAGCCCCTGAATCATGTCCTATTTCTACACCAAAGGTAAATAGAAATCTATGTACTAATTAGTTTAATTCAAAGTATAACTATAAAAATTACTTCAATTTCTTTGAAAGACATTATAAAGGGAATTAGTATTTATGGCACcattacatttgttaaaacccATAAACATAGAATtagtttttctctattttttttttttttttagtttgtgatCATGCTActgctgtaaaactttatttatttcaaggctttaCACATCTTAGGACAGGCATGGGAGAGTTGTCAAAATCTGTACCTGTGTAAAATAATCTCATTAGCAGATATATGTTTAATGTggaagagatttaaaaatgcagcaaagatagaaaagacaaaacatgtaaaatggtAAACCGTCTgtattgtaaaatgtcaatactGTAAACATACCGGTGGCACAATTATCCTGTTTCTGGTTAAGCCCCACACGTGAGAGAAACAAACTCCAAGAACATCGTAATATTACAACTAAATCTAACTGGTTGGATTCTGAATCACTTTCATCAGAGAGACTTGGTTCAACAAgacttcctttttatttttaatattagtaATAGCAGGATATTTGATGTCATAGAAATACAGTAATTGAGTTTACGATGGCAAATTAGGATGTTGAACATcctttgatcaaatgttttgttagaagcatatattatttattagaGAATAGTTTTTCCTTGACAATGAAAACAAGAGCAATGTCATTATCTTATTTCAGTTATAT from Poecilia reticulata strain Guanapo linkage group LG6, Guppy_female_1.0+MT, whole genome shotgun sequence includes these protein-coding regions:
- the LOC103466153 gene encoding USP6 N-terminal-like protein — translated: MKKDIDALIAEERAEIISKYDKGRQEGVSINPWEDADFSIYKVTDRFGFLHEEELPTPTALEEKQKQQELERVDKWLKMLRKWNKYKNSEKLVKRVYKGIPLQLRGQAWASLLEVERVKRDNPGKYEKMKQQAQNFSTEIKQIDLDVNRTFRNHIMFRDRFGVKQQALFHVLAAYSVYNTEVSYCQGMSQIAAILLMYLNEEDAFWALSQLLTDSKHSMHGFFIPGFPKLQRFQTHHELILSRMLPKLKKHLDKEQMTTGIYSTKWFLQCFIDRTPFTLTLRLWDIYILEGERILTAMAYTILKLHKKRLIKLQLEDLREFLQEQLADSFLLLDDLVVEQLQTAMSELRSKKLDQPPPAKSDELPKKPLGQERPVVLVPLQPNLHPEVKINLQTNSKPIIETQKTDATANHQIPSPSELQNSMSLSGANTFSMSPVAVPTQGTPSSLRHCRSPPVPPKENKPSISIGLGRDMKTSSPVVCQEYRKPENQTTDVESQEESMDWPPPYEPSPLDAVTMQAEEELMDLPDLPPPPLFYPEQIDQRSLGRESPCLGPGTHPDLHRHSPSPRSASPLVVPLKPSPRPSPKPSPHNFTNKNTSTKSSSHFVHTSPSLSSSRVPPSKPTKFPVSLYVPGSMGDRRPSNTSQYDNLSEADDEDRFVERLLASTPEEFPCINSNSTHATDRAYDPTFFPVPPPPLFIPPSPLPPVMCALPKLPQEPEYKGDASWVDDSIIPPPPPSFADKLSPFQCTSALCSDPNRSSSPIYSKNFSRAPRDHSAFPAPLLYTGSPPAHSRSSGQSPVGMAGVQSSPNFCRTPPVGQKLPKSVTF